From the Roseibium salinum genome, one window contains:
- the ykgO gene encoding type B 50S ribosomal protein L36, which translates to MKIKNSLKSLMARHRENRMVRRKGRVYIINKKNPRFKARQG; encoded by the coding sequence ATGAAGATCAAGAACTCGCTCAAATCGCTGATGGCCCGTCACCGCGAGAACCGCATGGTTCGCCGGAAAGGCCGCGTCTACATCATCAACAAGAAAAACCCGCGTTTCAAAGCACGCCAGGGCTGA
- a CDS encoding tetratricopeptide repeat protein — protein MRIFVLALLYALSAAIATAQPVPDLGPNAEPPSADDFSSPLPEDQPEEGGEVVVEEAEPGEEESRLDALYSELAKAESPQAAERIARQIQMLWIESGSDTVDVLMSRAGKAIQADEFGLALDLLDVVVLMKPSYAEGWNRRATVHYMREDFGKSLVDIERTLSLEPRHWGALSGLAIIQRRLGFETESLTTFRRALEVHPGLENATKAIEDLQKGAEGEPV, from the coding sequence ATGCGGATTTTTGTACTTGCCCTTCTCTATGCGCTGAGCGCGGCGATCGCCACTGCACAACCGGTGCCGGATCTCGGCCCGAATGCCGAGCCGCCGTCTGCGGACGACTTCAGCAGCCCGTTGCCGGAAGATCAGCCGGAAGAGGGCGGCGAGGTGGTTGTCGAGGAAGCCGAACCGGGCGAGGAAGAGTCGCGCCTTGACGCGCTCTATTCCGAACTGGCCAAGGCGGAGTCGCCCCAGGCCGCGGAGCGCATTGCCCGGCAGATCCAGATGCTCTGGATAGAGTCTGGCAGCGACACGGTCGACGTGCTCATGTCTCGCGCTGGGAAAGCCATCCAGGCAGACGAATTCGGCCTGGCGCTCGATCTTCTCGACGTCGTGGTGCTCATGAAGCCCTCCTATGCCGAAGGCTGGAACCGGCGGGCGACCGTTCACTACATGCGCGAGGACTTCGGCAAGTCCCTGGTCGATATCGAGCGCACGCTCTCGCTTGAACCCCGCCATTGGGGCGCCCTGTCCGGACTGGCCATCATCCAGCGCCGCCTGGGCTTCGAAACTGAATCGCTGACGACATTCAGACGGGCGCTTGAGGTTCATCCCGGGCTTGAGAACGCCACGAAGGCGATCGAGGATCTGCAAAAAGGAGCCGAGGGCGAGCCGGTTTGA
- a CDS encoding alpha/beta fold hydrolase, whose product MTTGIVLFFPVALACLAAAYTAWRSGRISAQSKPDGSFAVVDGVKLHYHFVSAGEGNQDKPVLVFLHGAGGNAYDTKLAFLEAFRGRYPLLFPDRPGLGHSDRRSPEHNSPAGQAQAIAALLEHLDIRSAIVIGHSFGSAVAAALGLVAPERVKGLAFLAPAAYPWPGGVTWYHTVAALPVIGPLFCRTVTLPVAERMAARAIEVTFHPDPPPSGYATAIRLPLLFRPGSFRANSSDIAALNGALAEQSKRHTALRQPALIVTGTEDTIVWPSIHSEGLLKDLPNAELLVLDNAGHMPHHTHTNEIVPALERLAARVQEDAAETGGARQPARGQPEPA is encoded by the coding sequence ATGACAACCGGTATCGTTCTGTTCTTCCCTGTCGCGCTTGCGTGTCTGGCCGCCGCCTATACGGCCTGGCGATCCGGGCGAATATCCGCTCAGTCGAAACCTGACGGCTCCTTTGCCGTCGTCGACGGGGTGAAGCTGCATTATCATTTTGTTTCGGCCGGTGAAGGCAACCAGGACAAGCCGGTGCTGGTGTTTCTCCATGGAGCCGGTGGCAACGCTTACGATACCAAACTGGCGTTTCTGGAAGCGTTTCGCGGCCGCTACCCGCTGCTTTTCCCCGACCGGCCAGGTCTTGGGCACTCCGACAGAAGATCTCCCGAACACAATTCGCCGGCCGGGCAGGCACAGGCGATCGCCGCGTTGCTCGAGCATCTGGATATCAGGTCCGCCATTGTGATCGGCCATTCTTTCGGCAGCGCCGTTGCGGCCGCCCTGGGACTTGTCGCCCCGGAGCGGGTCAAGGGCCTCGCCTTCCTGGCGCCGGCGGCCTATCCGTGGCCAGGCGGTGTCACCTGGTATCACACCGTTGCCGCCTTGCCGGTCATCGGCCCGCTGTTCTGCCGGACTGTGACCCTGCCGGTTGCCGAACGGATGGCGGCCCGCGCCATCGAAGTGACCTTTCATCCCGATCCGCCGCCCTCCGGCTACGCGACCGCGATCAGGCTGCCGCTCCTGTTCCGCCCAGGTAGTTTCAGAGCCAACTCAAGTGATATTGCAGCATTGAACGGGGCGCTGGCGGAGCAATCGAAACGGCACACGGCCTTGAGGCAACCGGCGCTGATCGTCACCGGAACCGAAGACACGATCGTCTGGCCGTCTATTCACAGCGAAGGTTTGCTGAAAGACCTGCCGAATGCGGAACTGCTGGTGCTCGACAATGCCGGCCACATGCCGCATCACACGCATACAAATGAGATTGTCCCGGCGCTGGAGAGGCTGGCCGCCCGCGTGCAGGAAGACGCGGCGGAGACCGGCGGAGCTCGGCAACCGGCTCGAGGCCAGCCGGAGCCGGCCTGA
- the pyk gene encoding pyruvate kinase yields MRRNRRVKILATLGPSSSEQDIIEKLYRSGADVFRINMSHTDHDRLKMLVERIRSVEGKVGRPIGILADLQGPKLRVGTFANGPVMLENGASFALDADTSGGDVNRVHLPHPEILEALEPGHRLLLDDGKVQLKVVEATRTRAVTEVIVGGKLSDRKGISVPDTEIATSAMTDKDHKDLIAALDQNVDWVALSFVQRPDDLAEVRKITRGRAGVLAKIEKPQAIGRLDEIIELSDAVMVARGDLGVEMPLEQVPGLQKRITRACRRAGKPVVIATQMLESMISSPVPTRAEVSDVATAVFEGADAVMLSAESAAGDYPIEAVTTMDKIAHQVEQDSNYRNIIYAQRTEPEATGADAISAAARQIAETLNLAAVVCYTTSGATGLRASRERPACPVIVLSPVMATARRLSLGWGLHCVVSEDAANEEDMIDRACRISFSEEFAKPGQRIIVTAGVPFGTPGSTNMLRIAFVGNDGQGGI; encoded by the coding sequence ATGAGGCGTAACCGGCGAGTCAAGATTCTAGCAACTCTCGGACCCTCCTCCTCAGAACAAGACATCATCGAAAAATTGTATCGCTCCGGTGCGGATGTATTCCGCATCAACATGAGCCATACGGATCATGATCGTCTGAAGATGCTTGTCGAACGCATCCGTTCTGTCGAGGGCAAGGTCGGACGGCCGATTGGTATTCTGGCCGACCTTCAGGGGCCGAAACTGCGCGTGGGGACTTTTGCAAACGGCCCGGTCATGCTGGAGAACGGCGCAAGCTTTGCGCTGGACGCCGACACATCCGGCGGCGACGTCAACCGCGTCCATCTTCCACATCCTGAAATTCTGGAAGCGCTTGAGCCCGGTCACCGGCTGCTGCTGGATGACGGCAAGGTCCAGCTGAAAGTCGTCGAAGCGACCCGGACACGGGCCGTGACGGAAGTGATCGTCGGCGGCAAGCTGTCCGACCGCAAGGGCATCAGTGTTCCGGATACCGAGATCGCGACCAGCGCGATGACGGACAAGGATCACAAGGACCTCATCGCGGCGCTCGACCAGAATGTCGATTGGGTCGCGCTGTCCTTCGTTCAGCGCCCGGACGACCTGGCCGAGGTCCGCAAGATCACCCGCGGCCGCGCCGGCGTTCTTGCCAAGATCGAGAAGCCGCAGGCCATCGGGCGCCTCGATGAAATCATCGAGCTTTCCGACGCCGTCATGGTCGCCCGCGGCGATCTTGGCGTGGAAATGCCGCTGGAGCAGGTCCCCGGACTGCAGAAGCGCATCACCCGCGCCTGCCGCCGTGCCGGCAAGCCGGTCGTCATTGCAACGCAGATGCTGGAATCGATGATTTCCTCTCCGGTCCCGACCCGCGCGGAAGTCTCCGACGTCGCAACGGCGGTGTTCGAAGGTGCCGATGCGGTCATGCTGTCGGCCGAATCAGCCGCCGGCGATTATCCGATCGAAGCTGTGACGACGATGGACAAGATCGCCCATCAGGTCGAACAGGACAGCAACTACCGCAACATCATCTATGCGCAGCGGACCGAACCGGAAGCGACAGGAGCCGATGCGATCTCCGCCGCGGCCCGCCAGATCGCAGAGACGCTCAATCTGGCAGCGGTCGTCTGCTACACGACCTCGGGCGCGACCGGCCTGCGCGCCTCCCGCGAGCGGCCCGCCTGCCCCGTCATTGTGCTCTCGCCGGTAATGGCCACCGCCCGCCGGCTGTCTCTCGGATGGGGCCTGCACTGCGTTGTCAGTGAGGACGCCGCCAACGAGGAAGACATGATCGACCGCGCCTGCCGCATCTCCTTTTCGGAGGAGTTCGCAAAGCCGGGCCAGCGCATCATCGTAACCGCGGGCGTGCCCTTCGGGACGCCGGGATCGACCAACATGCTGCGGATTGCCTTTGTCGGCAATGACGGTCAGGGCGGGATTTGA
- a CDS encoding DUF1036 domain-containing protein gives MKAVYAGLLALFILPAISDEAKADLRLCNKTDSQVGVAIGYKDKTEWVTEGWWNLSSNSCETLVPGALVSRYYYIYAVDYDQFGEWGGRAFMCTREKEFTIRGIADCVARGFERTGFFEIDTGEQSSWTVQLTEPVQQGTGGR, from the coding sequence ATGAAAGCTGTCTATGCCGGGCTTCTGGCCCTATTCATTCTCCCGGCAATCAGCGACGAAGCGAAGGCTGACCTGCGGCTCTGCAACAAGACCGACAGCCAGGTTGGCGTGGCCATCGGTTACAAGGACAAGACCGAGTGGGTCACCGAAGGATGGTGGAACCTTTCCTCCAACTCCTGCGAGACGCTGGTACCAGGGGCTCTTGTGTCACGATACTATTACATCTACGCAGTTGATTACGACCAATTCGGCGAATGGGGCGGCCGGGCATTCATGTGCACCCGGGAAAAGGAATTCACCATTCGCGGGATTGCGGACTGTGTAGCTCGAGGCTTTGAGCGGACAGGCTTTTTTGAAATCGACACGGGAGAACAGAGCAGCTGGACTGTCCAGCTGACCGAACCCGTGCAACAGGGAACAGGTGGGCGATGA
- a CDS encoding N-formylglutamate amidohydrolase, whose protein sequence is MTRPAAAAGEIFEPTEYIDGDFNSGILLLCDHARNTVPREYGNLGVPPEQFERHIGYDIGARAVTLELARRLNAPACLTTFSRLLIDPNRGDDDPTLIMRLSDGAVVPGNARADAGERARRIDLFHRPYHQLIERTLDAMIAEAAPPVIFSIHSFTPVWRGVPRPWHVTVLWDSDPRAVEPLLDGLRTQEGLIVGDNEPYDGALKNDTMYQHATQRGLAQALLELRQDLIADEAGAMEWAGRLEPVLRKIAGLPGCRQIRHFKSRCGGD, encoded by the coding sequence ATGACCAGACCTGCAGCCGCTGCCGGCGAGATCTTTGAGCCGACCGAATATATCGATGGAGATTTCAATTCCGGAATCCTGTTGTTGTGCGACCATGCGCGCAACACGGTGCCGCGGGAATATGGCAATCTCGGCGTTCCGCCGGAGCAGTTCGAGCGTCATATCGGCTACGACATCGGGGCGCGGGCCGTGACGCTTGAACTGGCAAGGCGGCTCAACGCCCCCGCCTGCCTGACGACCTTTTCCCGTCTTCTGATCGATCCCAACCGGGGAGACGACGATCCCACCCTGATCATGCGCTTGTCGGACGGGGCGGTTGTCCCCGGCAATGCGAGGGCGGATGCCGGGGAACGGGCCCGCCGCATCGACCTGTTTCACCGGCCTTACCATCAGCTGATCGAGAGAACCCTGGACGCGATGATCGCCGAGGCGGCCCCGCCGGTGATCTTTTCGATCCACAGCTTCACGCCGGTCTGGCGCGGTGTTCCCCGCCCCTGGCATGTTACCGTGTTGTGGGACAGCGACCCCAGAGCCGTGGAGCCGCTGCTGGACGGCCTGCGGACGCAGGAGGGGCTGATTGTCGGCGACAACGAACCCTATGACGGCGCTCTCAAAAACGACACAATGTACCAGCACGCCACGCAGCGGGGACTGGCCCAGGCTCTTCTGGAACTGCGGCAGGATCTGATCGCGGACGAAGCGGGCGCGATGGAGTGGGCCGGCCGGCTGGAGCCCGTCTTGAGGAAAATTGCCGGGCTGCCCGGCTGCCGGCAGATCCGGCATTTCAAATCTCGCTGTGGTGGGGACTGA
- a CDS encoding DUF1244 domain-containing protein produces MDEQTKLELEAAVFRRLVEHLRNRTDVQNIDMMNLAGFCRNCLSNWYQDAAADKGLDLEKAEAREIVYGMPYDEWKSKYQTEASADQATAFEKNRPQH; encoded by the coding sequence ATGGATGAACAGACCAAACTGGAATTGGAAGCTGCGGTGTTCAGGCGCCTGGTCGAGCATTTGCGCAACCGCACGGACGTTCAGAATATCGACATGATGAACCTGGCGGGTTTCTGCAGGAACTGCCTTTCCAACTGGTATCAGGACGCCGCCGCCGACAAGGGGCTGGATCTGGAAAAGGCGGAGGCCCGCGAAATCGTCTATGGCATGCCGTATGACGAGTGGAAGTCGAAATACCAGACCGAAGCGTCCGCGGATCAGGCGACCGCATTCGAGAAAAACAGGCCGCAGCACTAG
- a CDS encoding DUF2312 domain-containing protein, with the protein MSDPGGVAADQLRAFVERIERLEEEKKVISDDIKDVYAEAKGNGYDVKILRKVVSLRKKQPHEREEEEAVLDLYLHALGMAGPSEG; encoded by the coding sequence ATGTCCGATCCGGGTGGAGTGGCTGCCGATCAGCTGCGGGCTTTCGTCGAACGCATCGAGCGTCTTGAAGAGGAAAAGAAGGTCATCTCGGATGACATCAAGGACGTCTACGCCGAAGCCAAGGGCAACGGCTACGATGTGAAGATCCTCCGCAAGGTCGTGTCACTGCGCAAGAAGCAGCCGCATGAGCGCGAGGAAGAAGAAGCCGTGCTGGATCTCTACCTTCATGCGCTCGGCATGGCAGGCCCCTCCGAAGGCTGA
- a CDS encoding sigma-54-dependent transcriptional regulator, translated as MQALSGKILIVDDDPIQRRLLQEAVKKFGYRSKTAENGAEAVRVMTGPEASEIDLIILDMVMPELDGLGVLQRLRGDKIATPVIVQTAHGGIDTVVNVMNAGAQDFVVKPVAPERLNVSIRNLLKTSALEGEITRFRKQASGTLTFDDIITHSAAMERVINLGKRAAASNIPILIEGESGVGKEMIASAIQGSSDRKSKPLVTVNCGAIPENLVESILFGHEKGAFTGAVDKHVGKFQEAHGGTLFLDEVGELPQDVQVKLLRAIQESEIDPIGARRPVKVDFRLISATNRRLIDQVKEGVFREDLYYRLNVFPIWIPPLRDRREDIPALTRHFLARFAAEEGKPQVAGVTPDTIAMLQEYNWPGNIRQLENAVFRAVVLCDGAQLTVNDFPQIAAATEHTSIPAAGPAPSPAPENTARGQPVQTAARPQEAQAAPQAGFEQSAPFGFMRNLDPEGHVRKLTDVEEELIRAAINHYSGRMTEVAKRLGIGRSTLYRKLKEYGLEEAGRDNAA; from the coding sequence ATGCAAGCACTCAGCGGCAAAATTCTCATTGTAGACGACGACCCGATCCAGCGCCGCCTCCTCCAGGAGGCCGTCAAGAAATTCGGCTACCGGTCCAAGACCGCGGAGAATGGCGCCGAAGCCGTCCGGGTGATGACCGGCCCGGAAGCCAGCGAAATCGACCTGATCATCCTCGACATGGTCATGCCGGAACTGGACGGACTTGGCGTGCTGCAGCGGCTGCGCGGCGACAAGATCGCAACGCCGGTCATCGTCCAGACCGCTCACGGCGGCATCGACACCGTCGTCAACGTGATGAACGCCGGCGCGCAGGACTTCGTGGTCAAGCCGGTCGCCCCGGAGCGGTTGAATGTCTCCATCCGCAACCTGCTGAAGACCTCCGCACTGGAGGGCGAGATCACGCGGTTCCGCAAACAGGCGTCCGGCACGCTGACGTTCGATGACATCATCACCCATTCGGCCGCGATGGAGCGTGTGATCAATCTGGGCAAGCGGGCGGCCGCTTCCAACATTCCGATCCTGATCGAAGGGGAAAGCGGTGTCGGCAAGGAAATGATCGCCAGCGCCATTCAGGGTTCGAGCGATCGCAAGTCCAAGCCGCTGGTCACCGTCAATTGCGGCGCCATTCCCGAAAACCTCGTCGAATCGATCCTTTTCGGCCACGAGAAGGGTGCGTTTACCGGAGCCGTCGACAAGCATGTCGGCAAATTCCAGGAAGCCCACGGCGGCACGCTTTTTCTCGACGAGGTCGGCGAACTGCCGCAGGACGTGCAGGTCAAGCTGCTGCGGGCGATCCAGGAGAGCGAGATCGACCCGATCGGCGCAAGGCGCCCGGTCAAGGTGGATTTCCGGCTGATCTCGGCAACCAACCGCCGCCTGATCGACCAGGTGAAGGAAGGCGTCTTCCGCGAAGACCTCTATTACCGGCTGAACGTGTTCCCGATCTGGATTCCGCCCCTGCGGGACCGCCGGGAGGACATCCCGGCCCTGACGCGCCACTTTCTGGCAAGGTTCGCGGCCGAGGAAGGCAAGCCCCAGGTCGCCGGCGTGACGCCCGACACGATCGCGATGCTTCAGGAATACAATTGGCCGGGCAATATCCGGCAGCTGGAAAATGCGGTCTTCCGGGCAGTGGTCCTGTGCGACGGCGCACAGCTGACCGTCAACGATTTCCCGCAGATCGCGGCCGCCACCGAACACACGTCGATACCGGCTGCCGGCCCGGCACCTTCCCCCGCGCCTGAGAACACGGCTCGGGGCCAGCCGGTTCAGACCGCGGCGCGGCCTCAGGAGGCTCAAGCGGCTCCCCAGGCCGGCTTCGAACAGTCGGCGCCGTTCGGTTTCATGCGCAACCTCGATCCGGAGGGCCACGTCCGCAAGTTGACCGACGTCGAGGAGGAACTGATCCGCGCCGCGATCAACCACTATTCGGGCCGCATGACGGAAGTCGCAAAACGGCTCGGCATCGGCCGCTCCACGCTCTACCGCAAGCTCAAGGAATACGGCCTTGAGGAGGCAGGCAGGGACAATGCCGCGTGA
- a CDS encoding M3 family oligoendopeptidase — translation MMPHPVFAPHSSASAELGDLPEWDLTDLYPAVNAPEVAADLKESLERSKTFEASYKGRLGELAKDNVPALVTAIRAYEDLEDLMGRLISFAGLLYSENTIDPAAQKFYGDVQEQITTASSHLLFFTLELNKIDDAVMDAALEDVQLAHYRPWIEDLRKGKPYQLEDRVEQLFHEKSVTGPSAWNRLFDETMASLKFEMDGEELSIEQTLNLLVDPSPEKRRLASEALTKTFKANLRTFTLITNTLAKDKEISDRWRSFADIADSRHLANRVEREVVDAMVTAVRDAYPRLSHRYYKLKAKWLGMDQLNTWDRNAPLPDADTRVIPWDEAKNTVLSAYGSFSPDMAEIAGRFFDKGWIHAPARSGKAPGAFAHPTVPSAHPYVLVNYQGKIRDVMTLAHELGHGVHQVLAGPNGPLMAPTPLTLAETASVFGEMLTFKSLLEKAADPRTRKIMLAAKAEDMINTVVRQIAFYTFERKVHTERRNGELTSDKIGELWLSVQAESLGPAIRLSEGYETFWTYIPHFVHSPFYVYAYAFGDCLVNSLYAVYEEAETGFQEKYFDLLKAGGTKHHSELLAPFGLDASDPDFWKKGLSVIERIIDELEELDRA, via the coding sequence ATGATGCCGCACCCTGTTTTCGCGCCTCATTCGTCCGCGTCCGCCGAGCTTGGTGATTTGCCGGAATGGGACCTGACGGATCTTTATCCGGCTGTGAATGCGCCGGAAGTGGCTGCCGACCTGAAGGAGAGCCTGGAGCGGTCGAAAACCTTCGAAGCCTCCTACAAGGGCCGTCTGGGCGAGCTTGCAAAGGACAATGTGCCGGCCCTGGTGACGGCCATCCGCGCCTATGAGGATCTGGAAGACCTCATGGGCCGCCTGATCTCCTTTGCCGGGCTGCTCTATTCGGAAAACACCATCGATCCGGCGGCGCAGAAGTTTTACGGCGACGTGCAGGAGCAGATCACGACCGCCAGCTCGCATCTGCTGTTCTTCACGTTGGAACTCAACAAGATCGACGACGCCGTGATGGACGCGGCCCTGGAGGACGTCCAACTTGCGCATTACCGACCGTGGATCGAAGACCTGCGCAAAGGCAAGCCCTATCAGCTGGAAGACCGGGTCGAGCAGCTGTTTCATGAAAAATCGGTCACCGGGCCGAGCGCCTGGAACCGGCTCTTCGATGAAACCATGGCTTCACTGAAGTTCGAGATGGACGGCGAGGAACTTTCCATCGAGCAGACGCTCAATCTGCTGGTGGATCCGTCGCCGGAAAAGCGGCGTCTTGCCTCGGAGGCCCTGACGAAAACCTTCAAGGCCAACCTGAGGACCTTTACCCTCATCACCAACACCCTGGCGAAGGACAAGGAGATCTCCGACCGCTGGCGCAGTTTTGCCGACATCGCCGACAGCCGGCATCTGGCAAACCGGGTGGAGCGCGAAGTGGTCGACGCGATGGTGACGGCGGTGCGGGACGCTTATCCGCGCCTGTCGCACCGCTATTACAAGCTGAAGGCCAAGTGGCTGGGCATGGACCAGCTCAACACCTGGGACCGGAACGCACCGCTTCCCGATGCCGACACACGGGTGATCCCCTGGGATGAGGCGAAGAACACGGTTCTGTCGGCCTATGGCAGCTTTTCGCCCGACATGGCCGAGATTGCGGGACGGTTCTTCGACAAGGGCTGGATCCATGCGCCGGCCCGCTCGGGCAAGGCGCCGGGCGCCTTCGCCCATCCGACGGTTCCGAGCGCGCATCCCTATGTCCTGGTCAATTACCAGGGCAAGATCCGCGATGTGATGACCCTGGCCCATGAACTGGGCCATGGCGTGCATCAGGTGCTTGCCGGCCCGAATGGGCCGCTGATGGCGCCGACGCCGCTGACCCTGGCGGAAACCGCAAGCGTCTTCGGCGAAATGCTGACGTTCAAATCGCTGCTGGAAAAGGCCGCCGATCCGCGGACCCGCAAGATCATGCTGGCCGCCAAGGCCGAGGACATGATCAACACGGTGGTCCGGCAGATTGCCTTCTACACGTTTGAGCGCAAGGTCCATACGGAGCGGCGCAACGGTGAACTGACGTCCGACAAGATCGGCGAGCTGTGGCTGTCCGTCCAGGCCGAGAGCCTTGGCCCGGCAATCAGGCTGAGCGAAGGCTACGAGACCTTCTGGACCTACATTCCGCATTTCGTTCATTCGCCGTTCTACGTCTACGCCTATGCCTTCGGCGATTGCCTGGTCAACTCGCTGTACGCCGTCTATGAGGAGGCGGAAACGGGCTTTCAGGAGAAGTATTTCGATCTTCTGAAGGCGGGCGGCACAAAGCACCATTCGGAATTGCTCGCACCCTTCGGTCTGGACGCCTCCGACCCGGATTTCTGGAAGAAGGGTCTTTCGGTGATCGAGCGGATCATCGACGAGCTTGAAGAGCTCGACCGGGCGTGA